One segment of Solanum lycopersicum chromosome 1, SLM_r2.1 DNA contains the following:
- the LOC101255339 gene encoding uncharacterized protein, with product MGFDELEPVFGRLNAEWSAPHKTPLKPFLFHVHGLSTDPSTLCVCATDFHSNTWHALKSAQELEDMRDRTGIGGSWSDFVDYLIAAVKSEDVKLVMDGQSKVGGAAHAKLVAQKAKGMPRIAISLSKLVDTAATEAMANLSLALYTTFTNVHNLLKAEKQRCCELTNVLSDEKEKNEIAQKQLDALLYSKRQKFEKTASDTATISSSLVSPVKQAAQLPSTKVTNRVVPAHRRARVRGVLLHDTEEERQD from the exons ATGGGGTTTGATGAATTGGAACCAGTTTTTGGGCGACTAAATGCAGAGTGGTCAGCCCCTCACAAAACCCCTTTGAAGCCTTTCCTCTTTCATGTCCACGGATTGTCAACTGATCCCTCTACCCTCTGTGTATGCGCCACTGATTTCCATTCAAATACATGGCACGCTTTGAAGTCTGCGCAGGAGCTTGAAGATATG AGGGACAGAACTGGTATAGGAGGCTCTTGGTCTGACTTTGTAGATTACCTTATAGCTGCCGTTAAGTCTGAAGATGTGAAGCTTGTTATGGATGGACAGTCAAAAGTTGGAG GTGCTGCACATGCAAAATTGGTTGCCCAGAAAGCAAAGGGGATGCCAAGAATCGCTATATCACTTAGTAAACTTGTGGATACTGCAGCAACTGAGGCAATGGCAAATCTTTCTTTGGCGCTCTATACAACGTTCACAAATGTACATAATTTGCTTAAAGCTG AGAAACAACGATGCTGTGAGCTGACAAATGTTTTATCTGATGAAAAG GAAAAGAATGAAATTGCACAGAAGCAACTAGATGCACTTCTGTACTCCAAAAGACAGAAGTTTGAAAAAACAGCCTCAGATACTGCAACCATCAGTAGTTCACTTGTGTCTCCAG TTAAGCAAGCAGCTCAACTTCCCTCTACTAAGGTGACTAACCGTGTGGTACCAGCACATCGTAG GGCCAGAGTCCGAGGTGTTCTTTTGCATGATACTGAAGAGGAGAGACAAGATTAA
- the AT2 gene encoding acylsugar acetyltransferase AT2, protein MNCYIEIQSRKMVKPSAPTPDNLRRLKLSLFDQMDIGAYVPIVFNYLPNSTSSYDHDDKLEKSLSETLTKFYPFAGRFRKGIDPFSIDCNDEGIEYVRTKVNADDLAQYLRGQAHNDIESSLIDLLPVMHRLPSSPLFGVQVNVFNNGGVTIGIQILHMVSDAFTLVKFVNEWAHTTLTGTMPLDNPGFGQLPWLFPARALPFPLPDFNTTTAPNYKNVTKRFLFDALAIENLRNTIKANDMMMKQPSRVVVVMSLIWKVLTHISSAKNNGNSRDSSLVFVVNLRGKLSCTAPSLEHVVGNCVIPATANKEGDEARRKDDELNDFVKLVRNTIRDTCEAIGKAESVDDISSLAFNNLTKCIEKILHGDEMDFYSCSSWCGFPWYEADFGWGKPFWVSSVSFGHHGVTNLMDTKDGDGIQVTICLKENDMIEFERDPHILSSTSKLAFHSLG, encoded by the coding sequence atgaattgtTATATTGAAATTCAATCAAGGAAAATGGTGAAACCCTCAGCTCCTACCCCGGATAATCTTCGGAGATTGAAGCTTTCCTTGTTCGATCAGATGGATATTGGTGCATATGTACCAATTGTCTTCAACTACTTGCCGAACAGCACTTCATCATATGATCATGATGATAAGCTTGAAAAATCATTGTCGGAGACGCTAACCAAGTTTTACCCTTTTGCTGGAAGATTTAGAAAAGGCATTGATCCATTTTCCATCGACTGCAATGATGAAGGTATTGAATATGTTCGAACCAAAGTCAATGCAGACGATCTTGCCCAATATCTCCGTGGTCAAGCCCATAATGATATTGAGTCGTCTTTGATTGATCTTCTTCCTGTAATGCATCGTCTACCATCAAGTCCATTATTTGGTGTTCAAGTGAATGTATTCAATAACGGAGGTGTAACCATAGGGATACAAATTTTACATATGGTATCTGATGCTTTCACTTTAGTAAAATTTGTAAATGAATGGGCGCACACCACCCTTACAGGGACGATGCCACTAGATAATCCCGGTTTTGGTCAATTGCCATGGCTATTTCCAGCAAGAGCGCTACCGTTTCCATTACCTGATTTCAACACTACTACTGCCCCTAATTATAAGAATGTTACAAAGAGGTTTCTCTTTGATGCTTTGGCAATAGAAAACCTCAGAAATACAATCAAAGCCAATGACATGATGATGAAGCAACCTTCTAGAGTGGTGGTCGTGATGTCCCTAATATGGAAGGTTCTTACACACATTTCTTCCGCCAAAAATAATGGAAATTCAAGGGACTCATCTTTAGTGTTTGTTGTTAATTTGAGGGGAAAACTGTCATGTACTGCACCGTCTTTAGAACACGTTGTAGGGAATTGTGTAATACCAGCAACTGCTAACAAGGAGGGCGATGAGGCAAGAAGAAAGGATGATGAGTTGAATGATTTCGTTAAGTTGGTAAGAAATACAATACGGGACACATGTGAAGCCATTGGTAAGGCGGAAAGCGTTGATGATATTTCCTCTTTAGCATTTAACAATCTGACGAAATGTATAGAAAAAATTCTGCATGGAGACGAGATGGACTTCTATTCGTGCTCTAGTTGGTGCGGATTCCCTTGGTATGAAGCTGACTTTGGTTGGGGAAAGCCATTCTGGGTGAGCTCAGTTAGTTTTGGTCATCATGGAGTAACTAATCTCATGGACACAAAAGATGGTGATGGAATACAAGTAACAATTTGTTTGAAGGAGAATGACATGATTGAGTTTGAGAGAGACCCTCACATTTTGTCCTCCACTTCAAAACTAGCATTCCATTCCTTAggataa